The DNA segment ATAGAAGGATTAATAGTTGTTATATCTGGTTTGACTTATTCTATTTGGTCTTTAATAATTATAAATAGACATCAAAAAAACACAGAAAATATATTTTCGAATACAGAAAAAAAGAAATTACAGTGGTTAAAAATCTTATCCATAGGTAATGGTATTATATTCATATTAGCTCTTTTTTTTGAAACAAATGTCACTTATACAGCAATAGCGTTCTTAGTTCTGTTTATCGGTTTTTTTGGAATTAATCAATTAAATATTTTTTATTCTAATACCAGTGTGGTTGAAACATTAGATAAAGAACCACTTATAGAAGATAAAAAAGTAAAAAAGAAAGAAGTTTTTAGAAAAAGTATTTCAAAAAAAAAGTATGCTAAGTCTGGTTTAACTAAAAATAATGTTTTAGAGATTTATACTGCGCTCAAAGAGTTGATGGATAACAAGTCATATTATAAAAATTCAGAACTCACTTTAGTAGAATTAGCCAAAATTTTAAATGTACACCCTAATTATTTATCGCAAGTCATTAACGAGGTTGAAGGAAAAAATTTTCACAACTACATTAACGGTCTTCGAATAAAAGAGTTTATTAGGTTGGCATCTATAAAAGATAATAAAAAATACACAGTAATTTCTCTAGCTTATGATTGTGGTTTTAATACAAAATCTACATTTAATAAGAATTTTAAACTGCAAACAGGAAAAACACCAACAGAATTTTTCAATTCTTAACTTGTTTTTTTATAAATAGTTTGTTCCCCTTGTAAAAGCATACTACTTATAGTATAAGTGCAACTCTCTATAAAACAGAGGAAAACCAATGGTCCTTTAGTAAGAACATGTAAGCACGTACTTTTTATTTTTTTACTTAAATACTAAGCCT comes from the Flavobacterium arcticum genome and includes:
- a CDS encoding helix-turn-helix domain-containing protein, with the translated sequence MKAKKSRADKILFVWLILISLLQTFRYFLESGYFFKHPNWLGVELVLPVLHSVLLYMYVIEITGNTIRKKSTVFLHFIPSIILVALITPFFQLTTEQKILVYQNNGEGFEWFVLIEGLIVVISGLTYSIWSLIIINRHQKNTENIFSNTEKKKLQWLKILSIGNGIIFILALFFETNVTYTAIAFLVLFIGFFGINQLNIFYSNTSVVETLDKEPLIEDKKVKKKEVFRKSISKKKYAKSGLTKNNVLEIYTALKELMDNKSYYKNSELTLVELAKILNVHPNYLSQVINEVEGKNFHNYINGLRIKEFIRLASIKDNKKYTVISLAYDCGFNTKSTFNKNFKLQTGKTPTEFFNS